The nucleotide window CGGCGGTGGTCGCGGCCGAGGCAGAAGTTGATCCACGAGCAGGACCCCTCGAGCCCGCGGTCCTTGGGCGGGACGGGCGGCGCCGTGAACGTCGGGCGTGCGGTGCGGGTCTTGAGACAGTCGTAGGCCTTGACCCACATGCACGTGCCCCCCGCCGGCAGCTCGCAGCGCCCGTCGCGGCTGCCGCCGCACGGCCCGTTGACCATGCGCTTGGGACAGCGGGCCTCGCTGCAGAAGAAGCCGCAGGCGTAGAGCGTGCAGTCGCCGCACATCCGGCAGCGGTAGAGCGGGACCTTCGAGAGGTACTCCAGGCACCAGAGCGCCTTCTTCCAGCCGGGCCGGGTGTCGCAGAAACGGCAGACCCGCGAGAGCAGGCGGAAGACCGGCTTGACCGGTCCGAACAGCAGGTGGTCCACGCCCCGGCTGAAGACGTACATCGGGTGCGGCACGGCGCGGCGCGTCAGCTCGGTGGCGCGGTCCTCGTTGAGGCCGCTCGCCTCGTCCTTGCGGAAATAGGCGAAGCGCGGCAGGGGGTCCGCGAACTGATCGAGGCAGTCCCGCCAGCTGGGCGCGAGGCGCTCGGCCTCCTGCGCGATGGCGCGCACCTCCGCGGGTGCCAGCGCCCTGCCGGAGAGCAGGGCCCCGCGAAAGCCCAGCCCGCGCAGGACCGCGACGGCCGCCGCCGCGAGTCCGAGGCCGTTGCGCGTGTTCGGGGAGGAGAAGCGCTCGAGCAGCCTCCGCGGCATGGCCACGCCGGGCAGGCCGCCTGCGGCAATGCGCCGCGCCAGGCCCGCGTCGGGGACGAGCACGGTGCCGATCGCCGGCGTCGCGAGCCCCGCGAGCCGGCAGTAGCGCAGCAGTTCGTCCCAGGCGCGCGGGTCGTATCCCGCCTGTGAGACCACGAAGTCCGCGCCGGCGCCCACCTTGCGCCGCAGCCGCGCATACTGCCACATCAGCTCCGCCTCGCTGCTCTTGAAGGGCGAGACCACGCATCCCTTGTGCAGGTCGGCCGGGAAGCCGCCGCCGCGCGCGGCCGCCTCCGCCAGGAGCATCAGGGTCTGCATGCTGTCCAGGTCGAAGTGCGGCGCGCTGCCTCCGGCGTCGGCCGGGTGATCGCCGGTCACCACGAGGAGACTGCGCACGCCGCGCTCCCGCCAGGTGCGCACGCGATCGAGGATCTCCGCGCGGTTCCCCGTGGCGAGCGTGAAGGAGACGACCGGATGCGCGCCGGCGGCGAGGACCTCCTGCGCCAGCTCCGCGGTGGAGTGCTCGTCGGGGCCGCAGTCGCGGTCGGAGATGAAGAATCCCCGGACCAGTCCGTCCGCCGCGCACCCGGCGAGCCGCTCGCGCAGCGCCGCACGGGTGGTGGGCGAGGGGTCGTAGTGGGTGCGCAGCGCGACGGAGAGGGCGAAGCCGCCCGGCCGGTGCAGGGCCTCGGTGAACGCCGAGCCGCTCACCCACCGGTCACTCACCCTGCGATCCTCCCGCCCGCCGTCGTCGCCAGGACGGTCGCACCCATTTGGGGATGCGCGCGTCGCGTTGTCAAGCGCGCGGTCATGGCGAATGGCGCCGGCATGGTTCCTCCGGACGGGAAGCCGACGAAAGCGCTCAGGCTTGCGCAAAGACCCGCTCTCCATTAGATTCCTGAGAGGAGAGTGCTGAAAATGGCGCACGCGCTGTACTGCACCGACGAGCACCTCGACCGCTCGTTCGCCGAGATGATCACGGCGGACGTCGACTCGCTCTTCTCCTGCGTCCAGTGCGGCAGCTGCACCGCCTCCTGCCCGACCGCGAGCCGCATGTCGCTGAGCCCGCAGCGCATCTCGCGCCTCATCCGCCTCGGGCTCAGGGAGGAGGTCCTCGCCAGCCGCGACTTCTGGCTGTGCACCTCCTGCAACGCGTGCACGGCGCACTGCCCGCGCGGGATCTCGATGCTCGAAGCGATGACCGGGCTCAAGGCGTACGCGATCCGGCACGGCTGCGAGGTGCCCGAGGATCTGCAAACGCTGCGGCGGACGATCCGCACGCTGCGCAACATCTCGGGCGACCCGATGGAGGAGCGGCTGCTCTGGAGCCGCAACCTGCCCCAGTCGCTGGCCAGCGTGGCGCCGCGCCGGGGCGCCGACGTCCTGTACTTCGCCGGCTGCGTGGCGTCCTTCTACCCGCGGGCG belongs to bacterium and includes:
- a CDS encoding methylenetetrahydrofolate reductase C-terminal domain-containing protein — translated: MSDRWVSGSAFTEALHRPGGFALSVALRTHYDPSPTTRAALRERLAGCAADGLVRGFFISDRDCGPDEHSTAELAQEVLAAGAHPVVSFTLATGNRAEILDRVRTWRERGVRSLLVVTGDHPADAGGSAPHFDLDSMQTLMLLAEAAARGGGFPADLHKGCVVSPFKSSEAELMWQYARLRRKVGAGADFVVSQAGYDPRAWDELLRYCRLAGLATPAIGTVLVPDAGLARRIAAGGLPGVAMPRRLLERFSSPNTRNGLGLAAAAVAVLRGLGFRGALLSGRALAPAEVRAIAQEAERLAPSWRDCLDQFADPLPRFAYFRKDEASGLNEDRATELTRRAVPHPMYVFSRGVDHLLFGPVKPVFRLLSRVCRFCDTRPGWKKALWCLEYLSKVPLYRCRMCGDCTLYACGFFCSEARCPKRMVNGPCGGSRDGRCELPAGGTCMWVKAYDCLKTRTARPTFTAPPVPPKDRGLEGSCSWINFCLGRDHRRGRIDTHERAEDQG